Part of the Clarias gariepinus isolate MV-2021 ecotype Netherlands chromosome 25, CGAR_prim_01v2, whole genome shotgun sequence genome is shown below.
TTTCCGTTTCCTCCTTCTCTAGACGTAGTCACATGACAAGATCTGTTCGGTGTTTGTGCTAGAACTAAAAAGTCAAAAGAATATTATATGGCACAATTTATTCCCTTTAATGCACATTAATCCAAATGGTTTTACTCACACTGTGTCCTGCACccaggggtgaaagtaggtttaaattcttactggtaaccaaaaaggtgaggagaataaacagttcAGAGGTGGACAGTCCTTTAAATCACTTTATGtctccacttattccactttagaatattttcagcaaactaACTATtccagggttgaatcccaaatagcattaaatagaAAGCTAGGGTGCTACTTGTAGTGtataatcccttgttccacatacCAAATTCTTACCAAGTACTGCCCTTTACCAGGGGTTAGAGAGCGATCTGGAATTTAGCCTTGTGTCTTAAAGGATCTCATAACAtcatcagatgtgttttcttgctaaaagtgctttCGTGATTGGTTTTGAATgtaggttttggcaggcagctgctcttccTTCAGTACTGCGGACTGTACAGACCTAATTTCGACTACCCGAGAATTCGAAAACCCAAACATATCTTCAACTACGTTCGTGCTATGAAGGAAACTCTAATCTCGTTCTATTAGGTCTGAATACGGTCAGCTAATTTTGTTGCTAAGACAATGACGCAAATATTCAATCCAGAGAACTTGGAGGTCTGTAGCGACATTAATCAAGACGATCGGATTGGTCTTTGGCACTTATTTGTAAGTATATCTTATTATACTGCTTAATGTATACAGACCGTACTTACAGGAATTACAACCCAAAAGTGCTAGCATCACTAACAATGAATAGAAACAGCGCTTGTTAGCATTATGCATATGAGATTGTCATCGTCGATGTATCAGACTGTCTGTTTCATCGCGGCTTTCAGAAGAAGGCTGGGTTGGTGTGTTCAATGATGCAGCGTTTGCAGTGGCGCTTGACGAAGCGCAGCGCATCGAGAGACACATCGCAGTCCTGCACATTAAGCAGCTGCAGGTCAAAACAGTTAGCCGCCACCACCTGCAGCCCGCGGCCCGTGATGCTCTCGCATGCCTTCAGGCTCAGGCGCTTCAGATTGAAGCAGTTGAGCGCGAGGACCTCCAGCCCGGCATCCGACACCAGTGGGCACTTCCCGATGTCCAGGCTCTTGAGCTTGGGACAGCTCTTGGCCAGGTGCTCGATGCCGTGGTCCGTGAGGCCCTCGCAGCCTCTGGCGTTCAGATAACGTAGCCTGGAGCAGTACTTAGCGATGTAACGCACTCCTACGTCGGTGATCCGGCCACAGTGCGCTATGCTCAGGTAGCGCAAGTGACCCTCCAGCTTGGCAATCTCGCGCAGACCGAAGTCACTGATGAAGCGGCAGTCACTAACGCTCAGCTCGCGCACCGCCGGGCAGTAGATGACGAGGAAACGCAGACCCTCGTCGGTCAGGCGCACGCAGCGGCGCATGTACAGGTGCGTGAGCTGCGTGCAGTGAGCCGCGATGATGTGCAGACCCTCGTCCTCAAGTGCAAAGCAGTCGCTCATGTCTAGGTAGCGGATTGAGATCTGCTGGCCGTGTAGAGGAGAAAGTTTGATGGACGCTTCCCGCGTCAGACTGATGCACGTCACCTTCGAGCATCCTGCACATGGAAAAGAGATCATTAGGGGCaatacttaataaaataattacatgttgtTAAATATGTGATACCAAATGGTTTCATAGGGGCATttaagtcaaacagggacttgtgatgaaatgtacagtgatgagactcttggccATAATTAAtggtgaaaatgttttaaagaaggccatacatcTCTGAATAACGATTCTAgtcgaggtggctcagagcccactgcatctgttcctgtgaacattgaGCCAGTGGATGCATGATCCCTGAAAATAGTCAAACAACTTGTTgaggaagagacgcatctgtctgtgtaaaatgtgcacacaatcattcaccagcaccacttgaacgttacaggaacttggcttaAAGTTAAtcccacatcccctgtacagtcctgacctcgctccaagccatttccatatgtttgggccattaaaggagttcctgggaggccggcgtttcagaaaTGAATCAAACAAGCAATCAAAAATAAAGAGTTTTgattctcataactgtgttaaaagtcctggtttgacctgaacgtcACTTTTAACACAGCCTTAATTGGAACAAATTATCGAATTAGACCTAATATGTTAAAAAGAGCATGAGCATGAAAAAGAATGCTAACAAGGCAAATAACCATTATCCATCAACACAATGCTGTTATTGCTATCTTTGACTAATTGGTAATCTTCGTCATGGCTTGTTGAAGTGGCTGAAATAAGTTCTTCTCTCTGCTTACAGACGTTTTGTGTCAGACGAGGTTTGTTAGCAAGGAAACGATCGACCCCACCTCTTCTGCAATCTGGATTCGTTCAGGGTTGAATTAGCTTTCATAATCAGGTCAGAATATTCCAGATGTTTCACTTCGAGTCGTTTCTTACACAAATCACTGGAGGCTATAGCTGGAAATCCATCATGTAATACATGTGTTCTGAGACAGCAGGCACCTCTGCATTGCTTCACCATATGCATAGAGAGGTTCAGTCAGGAGTGGCTTCTATACCAGGGGATaagtgtgtgttaaaaaaattctgtcttAAATGTTGAAGAGGAGAAACATCTGAAATGAGTTATTTTCTTGTAGGTTAGGATGGAGGGATAAAGGGGAGTGGAGGGGGAGGGGGCTCTCAGCCAGGGTTAGAAAAGATctagaaaaaaaaggtgttatTCAACAGAGGGCGCCATGCATCAGGCATTCTCCAGGAGAGAGCGTGAACTTCTGAAAATGGCGTCACTTGTTCCTCGCACCCCAACAGGAAGTGCAGGAAGTCTGAAATAAAACACCAGGAAAAGGTTTGttgcaggaggaggaggagggactGAATTTTTGACTGGACAAGGATTATAAAGTCCATCCTTAGAGAGATATCAGATATTGTTTTAAGCCTGCAAATGAAAGATGGGTGGCTTGGGGGATTTATCCGAGCTAAGAGGACTGTTAAAGCTGACAGTTGTTCTGGTGCATACTGGAGCCAATATGGAAAGAAACACCAGAAGCAACTCAGCGTGCAGATTTAATTTCTGTTCATCAAAAAATCATTCACATGAGAAATTTTCATCCAATGAGCAGAACAGACTATCCCAAAACTCGTCGAGGTCAGAGGTCATGCTCGTGCCTGGGTTTATTTTCCTCTCGGAGAATAAAGAATGCCGGGCGGAAAGAGCTATTGATATATTTCCCAGGTCTGGGAGGAAGTCAGAATATATTTGGAATAATCTATGAGTAAGAAAGACCCCTGCAGCTGTCGTACATGATGAGCAATAAATGGAGCAGAAACGGCAAACTGTTTGGCCCAGACTCCGTTTGGCTCTGTGAACGCTTAGCTGTTTTTAAACTTGACTCGGATTCTGTTTGGGTTAAGCGGTGCTTGGCTCAGGATGTGTTTAGGTCAAGATGAATTTTGTGCAAGTGTTTAGTTCTTTATATGCTAGACAGAGTCACACATTGTTTAGACCAGAAAGGGACAAGATTGAGCCAGACAGTTTTTGATCTGTACTGTGTATGGGCCAGATAATATGTTAAATCAGTAAAAATCTGGGTCAGATAATATTCGTATACAGTCATATTTGGCCTAGGTGAACTTCGATCCGATCCAAAATATGGCCAGGTATTTAGTATTTAGTTCAAGATAACTTtgctttacattttcatttagaacATATTTGAGAAAGGTAGTATTTGATTTGCGTAATATTTCGGCTAGGACACAATACGGACACAGTCCGTATTCAGTCAAGGTACCGTTTCGGGACATTTTTGGCCAGGTTGCATGGGATACAGTCCATATTTAAGCCAGGTATTATTTGATTTGGGTGAAATTTTGCAGGAGGTATGTAACTTGGACCAAATTTGACCAGGTATTATGTGATTTACTCAACATTTGGGTCAGATGGTATTGGATTGTTTGGGGGCAATATTTGGCCAGGTAGTGTTGGATTTGGGTAACGTTTGGCCAGGTAGTGTTGGATTTGGGTAACATTTGGCCAGGTAGTGTTGGATTTGGGTAACGTTTGGCCAGGTAGTGTTGGATTTGGGTAACATTTGGCCAGGTAGTATTGGATTTGGGTAACGTCTGGCCAGGTAGTATTGGATTTGGGTAACATTTGGCCAGGTAGTATTGGATTTGGGTAACGTCTGGCCAGGTAGTATTGGATTTGGGTAACGTTTGGCCAGGTAGTATTGGATTTGGGTAACGTCTGGCCAGGTAGTATTGGATTTGGGTAACGTTTGGCCAGGTAGTGTTGGATTTGGGTAACGTTTGGCCAGATAGTATTGGATTTGGGTAACGTCTGGCCAGGTAGTTTTGGATTTGCTCCATATTTGAGCTAGGGAGTCTTTGATTTGGGTAATACTTGGCCAGGTTGTATTTGATTTGGGTAATACTTGGTCaagtattatttaattataggTAGTATTTGCTACAGTCCATGTTTGGCCAGGTAGTATTTGCCAATAATAAGATCTGGACAGGTAGTATTTGATTTGTGCAATATTTGGTATGTGATTTAGGCCCTATTTTGGGCTAAGTAGTATTTAATTGAAGCTATATTTGGGTCAGGTAGTATTTAACATTGTCTGCAtgtattcaattacattttgacttcatttcaaatgtaaattgttttgtcAGAAGACAAACGTGGGTGGTGTGTATTGTGgccaaactttaaatatagttcAATAAGGATGTGTTATTATTACCATTATACAGTCAGTGTTTAGGCCTGTCTCTGTTCTGGGCCTTTGGGCCTCGGGTTGTTTTCTGTTGAAGTATTGTATGTCTCTGACTCGCACAGACAGTCAAGTAAGTGCAGTACATTTACAGGGCTGCTGCAGGTCAGTAAGTTTGTAAAATATTACTGATAATTACACAGTTGCATTCCTGGCTTATCATCTACAAGGAATTCCAAAGTCAGTTAAGGGTAGGCATATGGACCTCGGttaataaatgatattctcTTTAATTACATGAATTTATGTGGGGATTAAACTTGAAAACACAGTCTTCTATCATTTCTTACAGCTACGGCGGACgttgttttttggttgttttgttcTGGCTCTGTGGGAAGCTGATTATCCACATGCCCTGCTTTTTTCCTGTGTAAGTAAGTTTTCATTCAAAGACATCTGTAAATCCCCAAACTCTGAGAACATGTAATTTCTTGCCACAGAAAGACATCAAGGACTATATGCACATTAAACGAGTCCCATGagtatgtgtgatgtgtgtttgaTGGATCCATTGACTCCTACAAGCACGGACACGGTGGCTAACATTGTGGAAGAGTAAAACGTTgacgtttatttttatttaaaatactaaggAAGCTTcccaaagaaaattttaaaataaaatttaatacaaggatgataaaataatgaattataaGACACTAGGACACAAAATAAGCTAAACAATAAACCGTAGAGCATATTCACCTGAGACATCCAGGTGCTCGAGGTTAGGGCATCGTGAGACCACCTCGAACACAGCCTCGTTGGACACGTTGTAGCAGCCGGCCAGATCGAGGCGCCGCAGCTCGGGGCAGCACTGCGCCACTGTGTAAAGCCCACGGTCGGTAAGTCTGCGACAGCCATTCAACACCACCGTTTCCACGGTTAAACATACGTTGGGTGTATCCTGACATAGACGACGCGTAAGCACCCGCAATGCCCGGTCCACATGTGCCACGTCACCTGTCAGGCGCACTGTCCTCCAGAGCCGTGGGTCCCATGCCAAGTTATACCATCGGCGGCACACCCGGGCGCACCGACACAGCTGGTTGGTGGGCAGATGAGCGAAGATCTGCAGAAAGGCGTGGTCAGGCAGCATGTCAATGGGTGCCCCCTGAAGATGGTCTTTGGACTGGCACATGCCACGCTGTGGATAAGCGAGGCCGACAGTCTCGGGAGCGAAGGACAACGAGGAGCCATTGAAGAACGCAGGCGAAGATCGCGGGAGGATGAGAGCAGGACTGGGCGTGCTCAGAGTGCGCATGCTCACGTCCGAGTCTGAGAAGAGAGATAAATTAAGGAAAAAACAGATTAACAGATACAGTGtgttatagtttttttaaaaaaaagctattttgtttaaaagactGTATCTATAACCTACTATACCAACAAGTGCATGGTTTCAATGACCAAGATCTCACATAGCTAACAAAGCCATAGCTGACCTCAATGGTGCATACTCTGCTCGAAACACTATGTGACAGAAAGAACCACCCCAGGTCCTAAAAAAGCCAAAGCAACCTGATCGCTTTCTAGATACCAAAGATAAACACCATATGTGGAAAGTTATCAGGCCATCATGGGCTACAATATACACCATGTGGCTGTGACAATGTTTTCCTCTATGATGAAAGACGTCTACACTTCTCAGTTTAAAAAAGCACAGAACAAGAAGCCTAATGAGACACCAAGACTGTCTTTCTTGccagtgtaaatatttttttattaatacatttaattcttatacctcttatcctgtatagggtcTCTGGGAGCCTGGAACCTTTTCCAGGAGACATCGGTGGATTCTGgagagggtgccaattcattgcaggacatactctcaatcacacactgtgggcaatttggggacatgtctttgcatgtgtttggacagaggaaggaaactggagtatatgaggaaacgcaccaagcacaGTAAGAACACGCAAACAGACCCAAGGCGAGAagcgaaccctcaaccctggaggtgtgaggccacggTGTTAACCACTATTCCACCGTGCTGCCAGCGTGATtatcaaattattaaaaagcGTTTCCTAGACATCCAGAAGTCCTGCAAGTGGACCTTCTGTTATAAGCTTCTAAATTTACTGTACTTTAGGGAACTATGGAAACAGATTAGACTGCAAAATCTGTAATAAAAAGCCTCTTTCTGTAATCTGAATAAAAAGCCTCTTTCCACTTCATCGATGACATTAAAACGATTCAACACTAAGGCGGTGTTTGTTGCACAGCTAACAGCATTGTGGATGACCCTTTCCACACCTTCGACAGAAATTTTACTCCTCTGCCATCTGGCAGAAGATACCGGAGCATCTGGTGCTTTCGTGTAACATCGTCTTCCTCGAGTTGTCACGCTCCTCAACACCCAATGACTCCCCAAAACACAAGGCTCAAATACCATCACGATGGAGTAAAAAGACTGGGATCATGAGTTTCGACCCTCTGAAATTTATTATGGACAAAAGACAAGTTGTTGAAATAATCTGAGCCAATGTTGGCTCTTGTCCTCTTAAGTCATTTCCTCAGTAACTCTATTAGCTGTCCTCACCATCTATTTGCTGGTTTATGTCGTGGACTAATGGCTTAGACTTCAGGAAATGCCACCAATTCACTGTGAGCGGTACGGAAGCCATACACACTAACATTACTCTCTAAAGACAGGCGCTAGGTTTCCTGATCCTGCCCAGCCTGTCCATTCTGTTCACGTCTCTCCAGCTCCTGGACGCAACGACCCAGGCTTTACCTCGTGGTGGAAATGAAAACTTTGATACTTAATCTCTGCATGCcatgtgtttttaaatgagaaaacagAAAGACCTTCACCAagaatgtttatatatatatatatatatatatagaaagtcATTAATACAACGTTGTCAAATTCTATTTTCTAAAGATTAGcattgaacttgaacttgaagtcATTGAACCACATCACATCACAGttgaattctcaaatctgattagTCAGAATGTGTTCAAATCAACGTCGGTGCTTTACGACAAATACAACGCATAGAATCCAATCATAGAGACACCCACCACAGCATAAATAGCTACAAGTTATACTGCATCAAGACTTTTTAACGTGTaatcattaacatttacatttactgtatgtttaaggcATTTCCCAGGCCAGAGCAACTTATAAAAGTGCCCTGacgtcaggggtagctcagtggttaagacattggactacgaATCATCCAGGGTTCAAACTCCAGTGCTACCAAACTGatgggcccttgaacaaggcccttaatcctcaactgtACCATGAGATATAATGGATCTAAATAAGTGCATCTGCCTGTTTGAAGACTTAGTTCTTCTAGAGGACTTTGTTCTACCTCCAAAACAGAAAAGAGTTTTTCCAGTACCCTGAGTACAAggagtgcaagagagagagttCGGAAGGAGCGTGGTACCATGCGATAAGTGCTTTGAGGTAGGTGGGTGCTGGTCGGTTATGTAATGAGGGCGTAATGTAACAACATTACACTGCATATGGCGCCCAACAGGCAAGAAACCCAATACCACCAGATCAGCCTCCAAACTCACCAGATCCCCATCCGAGCGATTACCCATAGGATGCGCCCGATCCTTAGAGGCCCCAACTGTTGCCAACATTCTGGTGCCAGAGACCACAGCACAACTCtgagaggtcttgtggagtcatgccccgaTGGGCCAGAGCTGCCTCGGTGCCACATGCTGATCCCACACCATACTAGGTTGTTCAGGCTGATCAgtgcattttaatattaaacagctaaaacatccataattaaatataaatattaataaatgactaatgaaataaaaacaggattttGGCTTATACTGTCCTAGGGTACTGGATCTCCAAAAAGCTAACTCTCTATTTCCATGCATACAGCCACAATATTGTTCTTTGCAGCAGATGTTTTTTGTCCCCAACAGTTATAATAATCAAAGAGGAAAGTATTCAAATTTAGACAGGAAGCTGGTAGTGTTTCCCATCATGTGGCACGCTGGCATGTTGGCGGCTGGGTTTCCAGTTCAGTGCCATCGAGCGTCCCCATATGGAAACCACATCGCTGTAAAAAACAGCAGTCGTGCTAGGCAAGCCCACTCCGGTCGCCtgtttaagacattttaaaaggGACCAGAGATAAGAAACAAGACCATCAAGTCTAAATGTAAAAGCCAGAACATGATGAGAAATGTTAAACACAGATATACAAGTGTATGGGCTTAGTGCCTGTAGAAAAGACAGCCAAAACCACACTGCTTTAGAAATCTCAAGGCAATGACCCTGACCTGTAGTTCGGAGCGCTACGCAGAACGGTGTTGCAATTCTACAAGGTGTGCATTGTAACCAGTGTGCAAGACGTCAAGCTGTGAATACTGCCTGCAGCTGGCGGGCGGAAAGCTTAACCCAGTTGCACTTTCAGTGCCACCACTGCTGATGCTGGAGCGGAGTTGATGTGGTGGCCTTCGCTTTAGCCTCACACGCTACAATACCACTCTTTTTTGTGAGCATGACCAGGCCGCAGCTTCTAAAGGAACCCCTGAAGTGCAATTACTGGGAGGTTTTGCGACCCCAAGGGAGCGTGCAGTCGCCTTTATTTTCAGCGTGCCACTCTAGCCTGGCGTCTTGGACACAATAACAAGTTAAAAACAAAGCAAGGCTAGAGAATCAAAGCATAACATTATAGACAATATACTGTTTGGAGCAAGTAAGATCCTCTTTGAGGGGAAAAAGTGTCATGTCGGGGTGCTCAGTCACAAGGGATGACCTTAATTCACCTTGCTGAATAAATTAAGAATCTACTAATCCCCTTTTCAGTGACATTCCAAACATCCTGAAGGCATCCGTTAGGTCCGTGATGACCCTAAACACACTCAGAGTTCTGACCTGTTAACTCAAGTTTCCTACAGAGAGCCTGAATTTACAGGAAACGAGCAGCATGTCTCATCAAATGCTCTTTGAGCATCTGGACAGTTCTTGAAGTCATCTTAGACTTGTGGTTTTGATCAGGACGAAGCTGAACGACTGGGTGGAAAATCTGAGTTTGTGTTAAATATGTGACAGGCAGGTGTTACTGCATCATAAAATATAACAGCCTATCGTATTCGATGTGTCGCAAACACAAGTCATGCAGCGCTGGCGTGTACAATCGGGTCGAGGGTGTGGCTAATTTATAATTCGTATAGTTAAGagaatctgtattttttttgtttatatgcaAACCTTCCTCAAGACTGTAACAGGAGTCACATTAAAGTTCAAAGTGACATAGTTTCAGGGAAAGTAAAGGGATTTAcgtcacaaaaaataaataaaaattggcaAACCCTGGTCTTAATAAACAAAGCTAAGATAATTATGACTGTGTTCACGGCATTTGTTACACAATGAAATGAAGCAGAAAAACAAGCAACGTAGAGCTGGAAAATGTCCTCGTAAACCTTGTACGAAAACACACTTGTGGGAAACAATTGGCAAATCTTTAACTTCTTGGAGAAATCACAAAAATTACCCAATAACAGATACATGTCCTCAATAaacgacaaaaaaaatctataaatcgcaagtttaaaacattttatgtagAGATGAGGGAGAAAATCATTCAGTTATGAAATGCGATTCTTTTATGTGCTGCTTCACGTATCATCTCCCTGACTCCAAaaccaatttttaaaagaaaattttacatatataaaagAGCTGAATCGGTCGatcagccagtgaccagaattgtctggttttcagtttgattggctgTGACCGCTGATCAGTCTCAGATATAAACAAGTCTGTACAGCTTCAgagtggcgcaacagaaacgCCTTTTTATGGTGCTGtatgttttttatgcattttttggtTACATGATCGAAAAATCACATGCAATAAAAGCCTTCGATCTGGCCTCAGACTGTGCTCATCCTATCACCCGGAAATCGCGAGGTAGATtctcgggtgatgctgtaacctcccacagttggaggtctagagagaactgattggccgagctctctcagtggggagggatgagaggtacttagtgctcccacattaatcacggctctacagctaatcaggggcgtctgtgagctcagaGAGTGTGTTATAAAAACCCCAACAagtgcgtgagtgagcagttcgaaaagatgcggtcagctggcgtcacgtggttagTACTACCACTagtttaatgtgggagcccgcTAGTGATGGTCAGGAATTAAATACGATTAAAATTagggatagaaaaaaaaagtattttccttCAAACTCTGGGagcgaattagtctcaaacccactcattacacaagTCCCAAAAAAcgttatttaattacttattaaacGTTTTTAAAGGTttcaaattgtaacaaaaccaggaaaaaatttaatatcaAATCAGGATATTTGTAACACTGTGACACAGCTCTGTCCTTTGGCCATTATTACCATGtcactattaaaaaataaaaatgcggCAACCCCAAATTCAAACGTTTGATTTGCTTCTTATAAGACACATCGATTCAGTCAAATCACTTCCTAACTGTGCTACAGTTTGACTCTCGTCTCAGCAGCTTTAAAATAACTTCCACCTCTCCAACTACAACTTTTTTCAAAACCAAACCAAATCTCTAACAACTTCTTCAGatcttcaaaagaaaaaagaaaaacccactTCTCATTAAGTCTGCGGGTTTATCGTCCTCCTCTAAGCCTGTCTGCAGTGCATTATGGGCTGTAAATTAGTATTCCAGACAGGTATGATGAAGAATTCAGACGCACCACCCGTCTTTGGATCCCATTCCCGTCTGAACGTTAACCCTTCCATGTAATCTACATCCGACTACAGGGTGGACAGAGGAAACATCTTTCTTAAAAACTTCTCATCACTCAATCCTTTTCAGGGTGTTAACCTACGATAAGGTGCATTTTTGTAGCAGCACACTTAATCTGTCATGCACGAAGGACGGTTCAGGTTCCCAGCTCTACATAG
Proteins encoded:
- the fbxl7 gene encoding F-box/LRR-repeat protein 7 isoform X2; this translates as MRTLSTPSPALILPRSSPAFFNGSSLSFAPETVGLAYPQRGMCQSKDHLQGAPIDMLPDHAFLQIFAHLPTNQLCRCARVCRRWYNLAWDPRLWRTVRLTGDVAHVDRALRVLTRRLCQDTPNVCLTVETVVLNGCRRLTDRGLYTVAQCCPELRRLDLAGCYNVSNEAVFEVVSRCPNLEHLDVSGCSKVTCISLTREASIKLSPLHGQQISIRYLDMSDCFALEDEGLHIIAAHCTQLTHLYMRRCVRLTDEGLRFLVIYCPAVRELSVSDCRFISDFGLREIAKLEGHLRYLSIAHCGRITDVGVRYIAKYCSRLRYLNARGCEGLTDHGIEHLAKSCPKLKSLDIGKCPLVSDAGLEVLALNCFNLKRLSLKACESITGRGLQVVAANCFDLQLLNVQDCDVSLDALRFVKRHCKRCIIEHTNPAFF
- the fbxl7 gene encoding F-box/LRR-repeat protein 7 isoform X1; translated protein: MGASQGKQSGSEGKGSSSISSDLSSSTDQTSTKAPKNVATSEDSDVSMRTLSTPSPALILPRSSPAFFNGSSLSFAPETVGLAYPQRGMCQSKDHLQGAPIDMLPDHAFLQIFAHLPTNQLCRCARVCRRWYNLAWDPRLWRTVRLTGDVAHVDRALRVLTRRLCQDTPNVCLTVETVVLNGCRRLTDRGLYTVAQCCPELRRLDLAGCYNVSNEAVFEVVSRCPNLEHLDVSGCSKVTCISLTREASIKLSPLHGQQISIRYLDMSDCFALEDEGLHIIAAHCTQLTHLYMRRCVRLTDEGLRFLVIYCPAVRELSVSDCRFISDFGLREIAKLEGHLRYLSIAHCGRITDVGVRYIAKYCSRLRYLNARGCEGLTDHGIEHLAKSCPKLKSLDIGKCPLVSDAGLEVLALNCFNLKRLSLKACESITGRGLQVVAANCFDLQLLNVQDCDVSLDALRFVKRHCKRCIIEHTNPAFF